One window from the genome of Deltaproteobacteria bacterium encodes:
- the accC gene encoding acetyl-CoA carboxylase biotin carboxylase subunit codes for MFKRILIANRSEIAVRIARACRELDIETVAVYSEADRESLHVKYCDYAYPIGPAPSAQSYLVIDRIIDVCKKSGAEAVHPGYGFLAENAAFAQRCKDEGIVFIGPPPDVIDKMGDKVKARQIMKAAGVPVVPGSDGILTSEQEVLETMESIGYPCMLKAVAGGGGKGLRLVRSRRELSSAYRAVGSEASSSFGDARLYVEKFIEKPRHVEMQILADKYGRVIHLYDRECSIQRRHQKVIEESPAPGLEDRTRRRLGRIAIQGARAVGYVGAGTLEFLLDQEQNFYFLEMNTRLQVEHAVTERVVGIDLVKAQIEVAAGGYLPWRQRHITQTGHAIECRIYAEDPERDFMPCPGKIEGLRLPEGLGLRNDNGVYEGAEVSIYYDPMIAKLIAWGENRIEAILRMRRALREYQVRGIKTNISFHQWILRHPRFMSGNINTGFIDEEYHGSANEEVLPHKEIALASAAIAALHGEHERTLGLLAKGAAEPSKWREQGKRSGLRRNASRGGWGRS; via the coding sequence ATGTTTAAACGCATCCTGATCGCCAACCGCAGTGAGATCGCCGTGCGCATCGCGCGCGCATGCCGGGAGCTCGACATCGAGACCGTGGCGGTTTATTCCGAAGCGGACCGCGAATCGCTGCATGTCAAATATTGCGACTACGCCTATCCCATCGGGCCGGCGCCGTCGGCGCAGAGTTATCTGGTCATCGACCGGATCATCGACGTGTGCAAAAAAAGCGGCGCCGAAGCGGTCCATCCGGGCTACGGATTTCTCGCCGAGAACGCGGCCTTCGCCCAGCGCTGCAAAGACGAAGGCATCGTCTTCATTGGGCCGCCGCCCGACGTCATCGACAAAATGGGCGATAAAGTAAAAGCGCGCCAGATCATGAAAGCCGCCGGCGTGCCGGTGGTGCCCGGTTCGGACGGCATTCTCACTTCCGAGCAAGAAGTTTTAGAAACCATGGAGTCGATCGGTTATCCGTGCATGCTCAAAGCGGTGGCCGGCGGCGGCGGCAAGGGGTTGCGTTTGGTGCGCTCGCGCCGCGAACTGTCGTCCGCCTATCGCGCGGTCGGCTCCGAAGCGTCGTCGTCGTTTGGCGACGCCCGTTTGTACGTCGAAAAATTTATTGAAAAGCCGCGCCATGTCGAGATGCAGATTCTCGCCGACAAGTACGGCCGGGTGATCCATCTTTACGATCGCGAGTGTTCGATCCAGCGGCGCCATCAGAAAGTCATCGAAGAGTCGCCGGCGCCGGGATTGGAAGACCGCACGCGCCGGCGCTTGGGGCGCATCGCCATCCAGGGTGCGCGCGCGGTGGGTTACGTCGGGGCTGGAACGCTGGAGTTTCTCCTCGACCAAGAGCAAAATTTTTATTTTCTCGAAATGAACACGCGCTTGCAGGTCGAGCACGCGGTCACCGAGCGGGTGGTCGGCATCGATTTGGTCAAAGCCCAGATCGAAGTGGCCGCCGGCGGTTACTTGCCGTGGCGCCAGCGCCATATCACCCAAACCGGCCATGCCATCGAGTGCCGGATTTACGCTGAAGATCCTGAGCGCGACTTCATGCCCTGTCCGGGCAAAATCGAAGGGCTGCGTTTGCCGGAAGGTTTAGGCTTGCGCAACGACAACGGGGTTTACGAAGGCGCCGAGGTGTCGATCTATTACGATCCGATGATCGCCAAACTGATCGCCTGGGGCGAGAACCGCATCGAAGCGATCCTGCGCATGCGCCGGGCGCTGCGCGAGTATCAGGTGCGCGGCATCAAAACCAATATTTCGTTTCATCAATGGATACTGCGCCATCCGCGCTTCATGTCGGGCAACATCAACACCGGCTTCATCGACGAAGAGTACCACGGCTCGGCCAACGAAGAAGTGCTGCCGCACAAAGAGATCGCCTTGGCTTCAGCCGCCATCGCCGCGCTGCATGGCGAACATGAGCGGACTTTGGGCTTGCTCGCCAAGGGCGCCGCGGAACCGTCGAAGTGGCGTGAGCAAGGTAAGCGCAGCGGCTTGCGCCGCAACGCGTCGCGCGGCGGGTGGGGGCGATCGTAA
- a CDS encoding methylmalonyl-CoA carboxyltransferase, which yields MTTTNNLDKLSELNQKAEAGGGAERARKQHEQGKLLARERLDILLDSGSFVEIDRLRTHHSTDFGLDKQKFIGDAVVTGFGAIDGRLVYVYSQDFTVFGGSLSRVVADKICKVLDMAMKAGAPVIGINDSGGARIQEGVDSLSGYGDIFQRNVMASGVVPQITAIMGPCAGGAVYSPAITDFIFMIKTNSYMFITGPEVIKTVTHEDVTKEALGGAETHAGKSGVAHFIANTEKECLLMIRELIGFLPSNNQEDPPFRPTSDDPLRRDKHLKDLIPDNPHRPYDMKELISAVVDEGYFYEVQHAFALNILIGFAHLGGRSVGIVANQPANLAGCLDINASVKAARFIRFCDCFNIPIVTFVDVPGFLPGTEQEYHGIIRHGAKLLYAYAEATVPKVTIVTRKAYGGGYIVMASKHLRGDVNLAYPTAEIAVMGPEGAINIVFRDAIQKAADPAKARDEMVNNYRETFANPFKAAESGYIDAIIYPEETRPTLIRALEMLKNKQDYNPPKKHGNIPL from the coding sequence ATGACCACGACCAACAATCTCGACAAACTCAGCGAACTCAATCAGAAAGCCGAAGCGGGCGGCGGCGCGGAACGCGCCCGCAAGCAACATGAGCAGGGAAAACTTTTGGCCCGCGAGCGGCTCGACATTTTGCTCGACAGCGGCAGTTTCGTCGAGATCGACCGTTTGCGCACCCATCACAGCACCGACTTCGGTCTCGACAAACAAAAATTTATCGGCGACGCGGTGGTGACCGGTTTCGGCGCCATCGACGGCCGTTTGGTTTACGTTTACTCCCAAGACTTCACCGTGTTCGGCGGCAGCTTGAGCCGCGTCGTCGCGGATAAAATTTGTAAAGTGCTCGACATGGCGATGAAGGCCGGCGCGCCGGTCATCGGCATCAACGATTCGGGCGGCGCGCGCATTCAAGAGGGCGTCGACAGTTTGTCGGGCTACGGCGATATTTTTCAGCGCAACGTGATGGCGTCGGGCGTGGTGCCGCAAATCACCGCGATCATGGGGCCCTGCGCCGGCGGCGCCGTTTATTCGCCGGCGATCACCGATTTCATCTTCATGATCAAGACCAACAGCTACATGTTCATCACCGGTCCGGAAGTGATCAAGACCGTGACCCATGAAGACGTGACCAAAGAAGCGCTAGGCGGCGCGGAAACCCACGCGGGCAAGAGCGGCGTGGCGCACTTCATCGCCAACACGGAAAAAGAATGTTTGCTGATGATTCGCGAATTGATCGGCTTCCTGCCGAGCAACAACCAAGAAGATCCGCCGTTTCGCCCGACCAGCGACGATCCCCTGCGGCGCGATAAGCATTTGAAAGATTTGATTCCCGACAATCCGCATCGGCCCTACGACATGAAGGAACTGATCAGCGCGGTGGTCGATGAAGGTTACTTCTACGAAGTGCAGCATGCATTTGCCCTCAACATTCTGATCGGCTTCGCCCATCTTGGCGGCCGGAGCGTCGGCATCGTCGCCAATCAGCCGGCCAATTTGGCGGGCTGTTTGGACATCAATGCGTCGGTGAAAGCGGCGCGCTTCATTCGCTTCTGCGACTGCTTCAACATTCCCATCGTCACGTTTGTCGACGTGCCGGGTTTTCTTCCCGGCACCGAGCAGGAATATCACGGCATCATCCGTCACGGCGCCAAGCTGCTTTACGCCTACGCCGAAGCGACGGTGCCGAAAGTGACCATCGTTACGCGCAAGGCCTACGGCGGCGGCTACATCGTGATGGCGAGCAAACATTTGCGCGGCGACGTCAACCTGGCCTATCCCACCGCTGAGATCGCGGTCATGGGTCCGGAGGGCGCGATTAACATCGTCTTTCGCGACGCGATTCAAAAAGCCGCCGATCCGGCCAAGGCGCGCGACGAAATGGTCAACAACTATCGCGAAACCTTTGCCAACCCGTTCAAGGCGGCGGAGTCGGGTTATATCGATGCGATCATTTATCCCGAAGAGACGCGCCCGACTTTGATCCGCGCCTTGGAAATGTTGAAGAACAAGCAAGATTATAATCCACCCAAGAAGCATGGGAATATTCCACTCTGA
- a CDS encoding aminopeptidase P family protein: MFEIKASKQTMTKPAAAPKLDLKPTQAILLYAASEGDANMLYAAGFFVPDPFIFFQHKKIKHIVMSDLEIDRAKKQAKADRVLSLSLYQRKLRKLGKAPGIIEILDLLFRERGIRALIVPANFSVLIADQLRAKGFSVQVKRDPFWPNRETKNNLEVKQITESLRIAKLGLEAGIRMLKRTTTKKDGYLYLNGTRLTSEMLKTAVNTTIMAQGWLPSHTIISSGNQCVDPHNEGSGPVKANTSIIFDIFPRSQHNGYFGDLSRTLVRGRASEKLKAIYATVQAGQEIGYRQIRDGVNGKDVHQNILDMFAARGFPTGRINGRMQGFFHGTGHGLGLDIHEPPRIAPIDAILKTGHVVTVEPGLYYIGVGGVRLEDVVVVTAKGNRNLTNCPQFLEI, translated from the coding sequence ATGTTTGAAATCAAAGCAAGCAAACAAACGATGACTAAGCCAGCCGCGGCGCCGAAACTCGATCTCAAACCGACCCAAGCGATCTTGCTCTACGCCGCCAGCGAAGGCGACGCCAACATGCTCTACGCCGCCGGCTTTTTCGTGCCCGATCCGTTTATTTTTTTCCAGCACAAGAAAATCAAACATATCGTCATGAGCGACTTGGAGATCGACCGCGCCAAGAAACAGGCCAAGGCCGATCGCGTGCTGTCGCTGTCGCTCTATCAACGCAAACTGCGCAAGCTCGGCAAAGCGCCGGGCATTATCGAAATACTGGATCTGCTGTTTCGCGAACGCGGCATCCGCGCGCTGATCGTGCCGGCGAACTTTTCGGTGCTGATCGCCGATCAGTTGCGCGCCAAAGGCTTTAGCGTGCAAGTGAAACGCGATCCGTTCTGGCCCAATCGCGAAACTAAGAATAATCTGGAAGTAAAGCAGATCACCGAATCGTTGCGCATCGCCAAGCTCGGCCTCGAAGCCGGCATCCGCATGCTCAAGCGCACGACCACCAAAAAAGACGGATATCTCTATCTCAACGGCACGCGCTTGACATCGGAGATGCTCAAGACCGCGGTCAACACGACGATCATGGCCCAGGGCTGGCTGCCGAGCCACACGATTATTTCATCTGGCAATCAGTGCGTCGATCCGCACAACGAAGGCAGCGGACCGGTGAAAGCCAACACGTCGATCATCTTCGACATCTTTCCGCGCTCGCAGCACAATGGTTATTTCGGCGACCTGAGCCGCACGTTGGTGCGCGGCAGGGCTTCGGAAAAGTTGAAAGCGATTTACGCCACCGTCCAAGCCGGACAAGAAATCGGCTACCGGCAAATCCGCGACGGCGTCAATGGCAAGGACGTGCATCAAAATATATTAGACATGTTCGCCGCCCGCGGCTTTCCGACGGGTAGAATCAACGGCCGCATGCAAGGCTTCTTTCACGGCACCGGCCATGGTCTGGGCTTGGACATCCACGAGCCGCCGCGCATCGCGCCCATCGACGCGATCTTAAAAACCGGCCACGTCGTCACCGTCGAACCTGGGCTTTACTATATCGGCGTGGGCGGCGTGCGACTCGAAGACGTGGTCGTGGTGACCGCCAAAGGCAATCGCAACCTAACCAACTGCCCGCAGTTTCTCGAAATCTAA
- a CDS encoding VOC family protein, with amino-acid sequence MANPSIAEKTQRPRFAFLHHISLACRDLEESKRFYIEVLGGELVHDVTGFSEVKIADIIVGMSEQPSGWTEREAEYPHYGFNVVDKNFELAQSWLTACGVPIHGWTRNFRTALLYFRDPSGNLIEFYCEEGYDGIKGLALGPRQGGQPIPFAGLNHVWQGGVPADNSQRPRIESLAHLSVPCRDIAQSKKFFIEVMGGEPLATSDPATFTEVRVAGAIVGLSTRSGVPTGRDAEYPHYAFYADAENFLPMIDWLKTNGVVTPGPWTRDGKKGLMYFRDPSGNLFEIYCGKDLPDAASFPRGAKQGGSYVTDYASLVYEWRG; translated from the coding sequence ATGGCGAATCCATCGATCGCCGAAAAAACCCAAAGGCCGCGCTTCGCATTCCTGCATCACATCAGTTTGGCTTGCCGCGATCTCGAAGAGTCGAAGCGATTTTACATCGAAGTTTTGGGCGGCGAGTTGGTTCATGACGTCACCGGCTTCTCGGAAGTGAAGATCGCCGACATCATCGTCGGCATGTCGGAGCAGCCGAGCGGCTGGACCGAGCGCGAAGCCGAGTATCCGCACTACGGATTCAACGTCGTCGACAAAAATTTCGAGCTGGCGCAAAGTTGGCTGACCGCGTGCGGCGTGCCGATCCATGGTTGGACGCGCAATTTCCGCACCGCGTTACTTTATTTCCGCGACCCGTCGGGAAATCTTATCGAGTTTTATTGCGAGGAGGGATACGACGGCATCAAAGGATTAGCTTTGGGCCCGCGTCAGGGCGGGCAACCGATTCCCTTCGCCGGGCTCAATCACGTTTGGCAGGGCGGCGTGCCCGCTGACAACTCACAGCGGCCGCGCATTGAAAGCCTCGCGCATCTGAGCGTGCCGTGCCGCGACATCGCCCAGAGCAAGAAGTTTTTCATCGAAGTGATGGGCGGCGAGCCGCTTGCGACCAGTGATCCCGCGACGTTCACCGAAGTCCGCGTCGCCGGCGCGATCGTCGGCCTGTCGACCCGCAGCGGCGTGCCGACCGGCCGCGATGCCGAGTATCCGCACTATGCTTTCTATGCCGACGCCGAAAACTTCTTGCCGATGATCGACTGGTTGAAGACCAACGGCGTGGTCACGCCCGGCCCGTGGACCCGCGATGGCAAGAAAGGTCTGATGTACTTTCGCGACCCCAGCGGCAATTTATTTGAAATCTATTGCGGTAAAGATTTGCCCGATGCCGCGAGCTTCCCGCGCGGCGCGAAGCAGGGTGGCAGCTACGTTACCGATTACGCGAGTTTGGTTTATGAGTGGCGGGGGTGA
- a CDS encoding ornithine cyclodeaminase family protein, with protein MLILSNEDIEKILPVGACLDVLEEAYRDLGNGMAATVPRYDVFSPTKPNEFYEYKTMSGVLPNRGIAALRLNSSVVKWYEKAGGVRKDKLPVAGGDRYVGLIMLFSTETGEPLAIFPDGYVQKLRVAGASAIAARYLARKNSRTMALLGSGWQASAHLVALSMVRDLKTVKVFSPTPESRRKFVEEWRGKVSLDLLEAGSAAEAIKDADMVICTTNSISALFPGELLQPGMHVSCVKPCELDALTYKRSDPLIIHWHEAKPFQIVIGVDPQSIPDIAEGWHHPLTREDTAIWDLPTISQLVNGKHPGRTKDDAISCFCNNVGLGLQFAAVGSEVLARAREARVGREIPTDWFLEDVHP; from the coding sequence ATGCTGATTCTATCCAACGAAGACATCGAAAAGATTCTCCCAGTCGGCGCGTGCCTCGACGTGCTCGAAGAAGCTTACCGCGATCTCGGCAACGGCATGGCCGCCACGGTGCCGCGCTACGATGTTTTTAGTCCGACCAAACCCAATGAGTTTTACGAGTACAAAACCATGAGCGGGGTGTTGCCCAATCGCGGCATCGCCGCGCTGCGGCTCAACTCCAGCGTGGTGAAATGGTACGAGAAAGCCGGCGGCGTGCGCAAAGATAAATTGCCGGTGGCGGGCGGCGACCGGTACGTCGGGTTGATCATGCTGTTTAGCACGGAGACCGGCGAGCCGCTGGCGATTTTTCCCGACGGCTATGTGCAGAAACTGCGCGTCGCCGGCGCCAGCGCGATCGCGGCGCGCTATCTGGCGCGGAAGAATTCTCGCACGATGGCGTTACTCGGCTCGGGCTGGCAGGCGAGCGCGCATCTGGTCGCCCTGTCGATGGTCCGCGATTTGAAAACCGTCAAAGTTTTCAGCCCGACGCCGGAGTCGCGGCGCAAGTTCGTCGAAGAGTGGCGCGGCAAGGTTTCGTTGGATTTGCTCGAAGCGGGCAGCGCGGCGGAGGCGATTAAGGACGCCGACATGGTGATCTGCACGACCAATTCGATCTCCGCGCTCTTTCCCGGCGAACTTTTGCAGCCGGGCATGCATGTGTCGTGCGTCAAGCCGTGCGAGCTCGACGCGCTGACTTATAAGAGATCCGATCCATTGATCATTCACTGGCACGAAGCCAAGCCGTTTCAGATCGTTATCGGCGTCGATCCCCAGTCGATCCCGGACATCGCCGAGGGCTGGCATCATCCGCTCACGCGCGAGGACACGGCGATCTGGGACTTGCCGACAATTTCTCAATTGGTCAACGGCAAACATCCGGGGCGAACCAAAGACGATGCGATCAGTTGCTTCTGCAACAACGTTGGTTTGGGCTTGCAGTTCGCCGCGGTCGGCAGCGAAGTTTTGGCGCGGGCGCGCGAGGCGCGAGTGGGGCGGGAGATTCCGACGGATTGGTTTCTTGAGGATGTGCATCCGTGA
- a CDS encoding MFS transporter, with protein sequence MYSSPSTNDAIETPRFFYGWYIVAVGILVNIAGTFAFSSTLSIFLKPITEELGVTRGTFSLIRTFEIGIAALIVPLLGPWIDRHGGRGVLVLGVLMEGAGLLLSSLVQSFWQFALVRCSLVIAGEALLGSLVINVTIAQWFVRKRGRAMGIANLGTGVAKLSIPIAAASLFVLVGWRHTWAIFGVVAPLLVVAPALIWVRRKPEDMGLRPDGESPTQSANESTAQKSATAQRDAIDGATWTRAQALRLPTFWVLVVTFGIASVGIAGLNLHIFSYITDIGYSPLVAASFMSTIALTQLGSTLVWGMLADKFDIRKVSCVQFVIQGVGLITAITSAHIQLTYLGFFLYGTGLAGSFVLREVIWANFFGRNSLGTVRGLSLLFSHLFAASGAPFFGFLHDRTGNYNLSFSIFSCALFTSAFLVLLAKRPQLPNNTKPESRNEASGL encoded by the coding sequence ATGTATTCCTCTCCGAGCACTAACGACGCCATTGAAACGCCGCGTTTCTTCTACGGCTGGTACATAGTCGCCGTCGGCATTCTGGTCAACATCGCCGGCACCTTTGCTTTTTCCAGCACGCTGAGCATATTTCTCAAGCCGATTACCGAAGAGCTTGGCGTCACGCGCGGCACGTTTTCACTGATTCGTACTTTCGAGATCGGCATCGCCGCGTTGATCGTGCCGCTGTTGGGTCCGTGGATCGATCGTCATGGCGGGCGCGGCGTGCTCGTCCTCGGCGTACTGATGGAAGGCGCGGGATTGCTGCTTTCCAGTTTGGTGCAAAGCTTTTGGCAGTTCGCGTTGGTGCGCTGTTCGCTGGTGATCGCCGGCGAAGCGCTGTTGGGCTCGCTAGTCATCAACGTCACCATCGCCCAATGGTTCGTGCGCAAGCGCGGCCGCGCCATGGGCATCGCCAATCTCGGCACCGGCGTTGCCAAGCTGAGCATCCCGATCGCCGCCGCCTCCTTGTTCGTGCTCGTCGGCTGGCGCCACACCTGGGCGATCTTCGGCGTCGTCGCGCCGCTTTTAGTGGTCGCGCCGGCGCTCATCTGGGTGCGCCGCAAGCCGGAAGACATGGGGCTGCGCCCCGATGGCGAATCACCCACTCAGTCGGCAAACGAATCCACCGCGCAGAAATCGGCAACCGCACAGCGGGATGCAATCGACGGAGCGACGTGGACCCGCGCCCAAGCGCTTCGCCTGCCGACGTTTTGGGTTTTAGTCGTGACCTTCGGCATCGCCAGCGTCGGCATCGCCGGTTTGAACTTGCACATCTTCTCCTACATCACCGACATCGGCTACAGCCCGCTTGTCGCCGCATCGTTCATGAGCACCATCGCCTTGACCCAACTGGGCTCGACGCTAGTGTGGGGGATGCTCGCCGACAAGTTCGACATCCGAAAAGTTTCCTGCGTGCAATTTGTAATTCAAGGCGTGGGACTGATCACCGCGATCACCAGCGCGCACATTCAACTTACCTACCTGGGATTTTTTCTCTACGGCACCGGCCTGGCGGGAAGTTTCGTACTGCGCGAGGTAATCTGGGCCAACTTTTTCGGGCGGAACTCGCTGGGCACCGTGCGCGGCCTGTCGTTGTTATTCTCCCACCTATTCGCCGCCAGCGGCGCGCCCTTTTTCGGCTTTCTTCATGACCGCACCGGCAATTACAATCTCTCGTTCTCGATCTTTTCCTGTGCGTTATTCACTTCGGCGTTTTTGGTTTTACTAGCGAAGCGGCCGCAACTACCCAACAACACGAAACCCGAATCTCGAAACGAAGCTAGTGGACTGTAA
- a CDS encoding ABC transporter substrate-binding protein: MKLIRNLTKVSAVLIVLTMPASARAGEATAQLKRTIDEFVAILVNTSVEELQATGLPQKALKLIYGRFDFSEMTKRSLGKHWNLLAQPEQTEFVEAYTNRLLYAYGRTVRASGDEKIEFKGETGDDKFANVETKVVSGNGEELPIDYHLLVSDGQWRVYDMVIDQISIVKNYRAQFERVIAKTSIKELLQRMKKIES; this comes from the coding sequence ATGAAGCTTATTAGGAACTTAACAAAGGTTTCAGCGGTTTTGATTGTTTTAACGATGCCTGCCAGCGCGCGCGCCGGTGAGGCTACGGCGCAGTTGAAGCGGACCATCGATGAGTTCGTTGCGATCTTGGTCAATACTTCAGTCGAGGAATTGCAGGCCACCGGACTGCCGCAAAAGGCGCTCAAACTGATCTACGGCCGCTTCGATTTTTCCGAGATGACCAAGCGCTCGCTGGGCAAGCATTGGAACCTGCTGGCGCAGCCCGAGCAAACGGAATTTGTCGAAGCTTACACCAACCGCTTGCTTTATGCCTATGGCCGCACGGTGCGCGCATCGGGGGATGAGAAAATCGAGTTCAAGGGCGAGACCGGCGACGATAAGTTCGCCAACGTCGAGACCAAAGTCGTCAGCGGCAACGGCGAAGAGCTGCCCATCGATTATCATCTGCTGGTCAGCGACGGCCAGTGGCGAGTTTACGACATGGTGATCGATCAGATCAGCATCGTCAAAAATTACCGCGCCCAGTTCGAGCGCGTGATCGCTAAAACCTCGATCAAAGAGCTGCTACAACGGATGAAAAAGATCGAGTCGTAA
- a CDS encoding gamma-glutamylcyclotransferase, giving the protein MASQTLETRVTFPYYAGALEGTSSMYYFAYGSNLDWSQMQRRCPSSRFVCAARLAGYQFGITRHSRLRDCGTANVFPAPGKEVWGAVYDVSDADLIVMDSFEDGYRREILSVEPSGGKQPAIDVLVYVAAVETQVPLPNAEYKRLILQGARHWQLPANYIEMLEAIDAAREP; this is encoded by the coding sequence ATGGCATCTCAAACGCTTGAGACCCGCGTCACATTTCCTTACTATGCCGGTGCGTTGGAAGGAACTAGCTCAATGTATTACTTCGCTTATGGCTCGAACTTGGATTGGTCGCAAATGCAGCGGCGCTGCCCGTCGTCGCGTTTCGTCTGCGCTGCCCGTTTGGCCGGCTATCAATTCGGCATCACGCGCCATTCTCGCTTGCGCGATTGCGGCACCGCCAATGTTTTCCCGGCGCCCGGCAAAGAGGTGTGGGGTGCGGTCTACGATGTCAGCGACGCCGATTTGATCGTCATGGATAGCTTTGAAGATGGCTACCGGCGCGAGATTCTGTCCGTCGAGCCCAGCGGCGGGAAGCAACCAGCGATCGACGTTCTGGTCTACGTCGCGGCAGTCGAAACCCAAGTGCCGCTGCCCAATGCCGAATACAAGAGGCTGATTCTTCAAGGCGCTCGACATTGGCAGCTACCGGCGAATTATATCGAGATGCTCGAAGCCATCGACGCCGCCCGCGAACCATAG